From the Bacteroidales bacterium genome, the window TACTTGGGCAGACATTTCGGAGAGATTTTATGGACAAAACATAATGATGGTTCATTTAAGCCTAATCACGAGTATTATCGCAACGCTGCAACAAAAAACGATGCAAATATTTACCTGAAGTCGTCAATAAAACTGGGCGAAATGATTGACTTATACGGCGATTTACAACTACGCGGTATCAATTACGTTCTCAGTGGCTTCAACGACGATAATATTGATATTAGCCAAAAGCACAATTTTCTATTTTTTAATCCGAAGGCAGGTGTTTTTATTCACAAGGACAGATTATCGGGTTTTTTCTCGGTAGCCCAGGCACATCGGGAACCTACCCGAAGCAATTTTACCGATGCTGATACAATTAAAGGTACGCCTACATTTGAAAGACTTTTAGATTTTGAAGCAGGTTTCAGCTATAAGTCTGAGATTATTATAGCTCAGGTAAACTTTTTTCATATGCAATACAAAGATCAGTTAGTTTTAACGGGAAACGTTAATGCAACAGGGCGTGCAATTATGGAGAATGTTGAAAAAAGCTATCGACATGGCGTTGAGCTCTCATTGTCGGTTAAACAACACAAAATTATTGATTGGACTCTGTTTGCAACATTTAGCCGCAATAAAATCGACCAATTCATAGCCTATTTTGACGATTGGGACACTTATGCACAACGCTCTGACACTCTGAAAAATGTAGATATTTCCTTTTCTCCAAATACTCTCCTTGGTTCAATATTGACAGTTAAACCTATTAAAAACCTTGATATTACGCTTACTGACAATTTTATTGGAAAACAGTATATAGATAATACTGCAAGTGCAGATCGTCAGTTAAAACAGTATTGGGTTACTAATTTGAGAATTAGCTACTTACTGAACACAAGAGTGTTTGATGTTTCATTTTTTACGCAAATTAACAATTTATATAATGTCGATTATATAACTAATGCCTGGGTATATTCTTATTACTATAACAACGAACTGCGGGCACTTGACGGCTACTTCCCACAGGCAAATCGACACTTTATGGTTGGCTTAAATCTTACTTTTTAATTAATTTTAGTAGATTTGATACAAAATCAACATAATTAAAAAGAAAATGAAGACTTATAGAAAAGAGTTGTGGTTTAATACCGATACGCGCCGGGCGTTTTTAAATATCACTCCTGAAATAAAGAAATGCCTTGCCGAAAGTGGCATAAAAGAGGGATTGCTATTGTGTAACGCAATGCACATAACATCGAGCGTATTTATAAATGACGATGAAAGTGGCTTACATCACGATTTTGAAAAATGGTTAGAGACTTTAGCTCCCGAAAAACCGTACAGCCAGTATAAGCACAATAGCTTTGAAGATAACGCCGACGCACATTTGAAGCGAACTGTCATGGGACGTGAAGTTGTAGTTGCTATAACAGATGGTCAATTAG encodes:
- a CDS encoding TonB-dependent receptor; the encoded protein is SVNSIQIQRGVGTSSNGAAAFGASVNMQTNSLSHKAFAEINNIFGAFNTRKHTLKAGTGLLDNNFAFDIRVSQISSDGFIDRATADMKSLFASGGYYSDKHIVKANITSGKQITYQAWNGVPKVKLENDTAGMQQFAEDSGFSPEETENLFTSNSRTYNQYMYENQVDDYKQDHYQLFYTYKHNQNLTANVALHYTQGFGFYESYRYNKKLSSFALPNMQIGDTTIKRTDFINRKYLDNDFYGATASAKYQTDKTDITLGGGLNQYLGRHFGEILWTKHNDGSFKPNHEYYRNAATKNDANIYLKSSIKLGEMIDLYGDLQLRGINYVLSGFNDDNIDISQKHNFLFFNPKAGVFIHKDRLSGFFSVAQAHREPTRSNFTDADTIKGTPTFERLLDFEAGFSYKSEIIIAQVNFFHMQYKDQLVLTGNVNATGRAIMENVEKSYRHGVELSLSVKQHKIIDWTLFATFSRNKIDQFIAYFDDWDTYAQRSDTLKNVDISFSPNTLLGSILTVKPIKNLDITLTDNFIGKQYIDNTASADRQLKQYWVTNLRISYLLNTRVFDVSFFTQINNLYNVDYITNAWVYSYYYNNELRALDGYFPQANRHFMVGLNLTF
- a CDS encoding YjbQ family protein; the protein is MKTYRKELWFNTDTRRAFLNITPEIKKCLAESGIKEGLLLCNAMHITSSVFINDDESGLHHDFEKWLETLAPEKPYSQYKHNSFEDNADAHLKRTVMGREVVVAITDGQLDFGPWEQIFYGEFDGKRKKRVLVKIIGE